In Chloroflexota bacterium, one genomic interval encodes:
- the cadA gene encoding cadmium-translocating P-type ATPase, protein MQEKTVEVEATLVLPDIEDETDECLVRFADALRARKGIVHVHLERDEQPLRVCIHYDPRRVSLETVRRMAQDVGGQLLARYRHDSIPFEGMRQADEAPALRRALERLPGMLHADVNYAAGLAFVAYDREVLSPQQIAAAMQALNIRPVDWPPEPDEEGHEHGSAPAFLPHWVRERWELLLVGLAGGFLLVGWVGQTFLGLPEPVAVALFLLAYLTGGYDIATHAIPGLFRGNFDTDVLMLAAAAGAAVLGQWAEGAFLLFLFSLGHAGEHYALDRARNAVNALGEMMPKTARVKEGERIVERPVARLKIGDHVIVRPGDRVPVDGEVVAGNSAVDQSPITGESVPVPKAPGDEVFAGTVNHDAVLEVKVTRRAKDTTLARIMQMVAEAQSQQSPTQRFVEKFTARFVPAVLLFVLAVVAVPPLIGWMPLRESFYRGMLLLVAASPCALALGTPAAVLAGIAQAARHGVLIKGGVHLENLGALRVMAFDKTGTLTEGKFTITDLLPLDGTSAEALLRVAGAVEQGSSHPLAQAVVETARERGLELPVAEKVENISGRGVRGEVEGQPVWVGSLRLFQEMDGGAPDRLAETVAALEAEGKTTMAVRAGDRFLGVLALADAPRPGVRATLQALLELGIRKLVMLTGDNPAVARRIAAEVDVTDVRAGLLPGQKLEAIRELQVEHGAVAMIGDGVNDAPALATATVGIAMGGAGTAVALETADVALMADDLSKLPFAVGLSRASRAVIRQNLAVSLGVIFLLLATSVFGRMDLSGAVVLHEGSSIVVVLNALRLLRFAEG, encoded by the coding sequence ATGCAGGAAAAAACCGTAGAAGTCGAGGCCACCCTGGTCTTGCCGGACATTGAAGACGAAACCGACGAATGCCTTGTGCGTTTTGCCGATGCCCTGCGGGCGCGCAAGGGCATTGTGCATGTGCACCTGGAACGCGACGAGCAGCCTTTGCGGGTGTGCATTCACTACGACCCGCGGCGGGTTTCGCTGGAAACCGTGCGCCGGATGGCGCAGGACGTCGGCGGGCAACTGCTGGCGCGCTACCGCCACGACAGCATTCCTTTCGAGGGAATGCGCCAAGCCGACGAAGCCCCTGCCCTGCGCCGCGCCCTGGAACGCCTGCCAGGGATGCTGCACGCCGATGTCAACTACGCCGCCGGGCTGGCCTTCGTGGCTTACGACCGCGAGGTGCTTTCCCCGCAGCAAATTGCTGCCGCCATGCAGGCGCTGAACATCCGGCCTGTGGACTGGCCGCCGGAGCCCGACGAGGAAGGCCATGAGCACGGCAGCGCCCCCGCTTTCCTGCCTCACTGGGTGCGAGAGCGGTGGGAACTTCTCCTGGTGGGGCTGGCCGGTGGCTTCCTGCTGGTGGGCTGGGTGGGGCAAACCTTCCTGGGGCTGCCGGAACCCGTGGCCGTGGCCCTTTTCCTGCTGGCCTACCTGACCGGCGGGTACGACATCGCCACCCACGCCATTCCAGGGCTTTTTCGGGGCAACTTCGATACCGACGTTCTGATGCTGGCGGCGGCGGCAGGAGCCGCCGTGTTGGGGCAATGGGCCGAAGGCGCCTTCCTGCTCTTTCTGTTTAGCCTGGGGCACGCCGGCGAGCACTACGCCTTAGACCGCGCCCGCAATGCGGTCAACGCGCTGGGGGAAATGATGCCCAAAACCGCACGCGTCAAAGAAGGGGAACGCATCGTCGAGCGCCCGGTCGCCCGCCTGAAGATCGGCGACCACGTCATCGTCCGCCCCGGCGACCGCGTGCCGGTGGACGGCGAAGTGGTGGCAGGCAACAGCGCGGTCGACCAAAGCCCCATCACCGGCGAAAGCGTGCCGGTGCCCAAAGCCCCCGGCGACGAGGTCTTCGCGGGCACGGTCAACCACGATGCCGTTTTGGAAGTCAAGGTAACCCGCCGGGCCAAAGACACCACCCTGGCGCGCATCATGCAGATGGTCGCCGAAGCCCAGAGCCAGCAAAGCCCTACCCAGCGGTTCGTGGAAAAATTCACCGCCCGTTTCGTTCCGGCCGTGCTGCTGTTCGTGCTGGCGGTGGTCGCCGTGCCGCCGCTGATCGGCTGGATGCCGCTGCGGGAAAGTTTCTACCGCGGCATGTTGCTGCTGGTGGCGGCTTCGCCCTGCGCCCTGGCGTTGGGCACCCCGGCGGCCGTGCTGGCGGGCATCGCTCAGGCCGCGCGGCACGGCGTGCTGATCAAAGGCGGCGTGCATCTGGAAAACCTGGGCGCGCTGCGTGTGATGGCCTTCGACAAAACGGGCACCCTCACCGAGGGGAAATTTACCATCACCGACCTGCTCCCCCTGGACGGCACCAGCGCCGAAGCGTTGCTGCGGGTGGCCGGCGCGGTAGAGCAAGGCTCCAGCCACCCGCTGGCGCAGGCCGTGGTGGAAACCGCCCGCGAGCGCGGGCTGGAACTCCCCGTGGCCGAGAAGGTGGAAAACATCAGCGGGCGCGGCGTGCGCGGCGAAGTGGAAGGCCAGCCCGTGTGGGTTGGCTCGCTGCGGCTGTTCCAGGAGATGGACGGCGGCGCGCCCGACCGGCTGGCCGAAACCGTGGCCGCGTTGGAAGCCGAAGGCAAAACCACCATGGCCGTGCGCGCCGGCGACCGCTTCCTGGGGGTGCTGGCACTGGCCGACGCCCCCCGCCCCGGCGTCCGGGCCACGCTGCAGGCCCTGCTGGAACTGGGCATCCGCAAACTCGTGATGCTGACGGGCGACAACCCGGCCGTCGCCCGCCGCATTGCCGCAGAAGTGGATGTGACCGATGTGCGCGCCGGCCTGCTGCCCGGCCAAAAACTGGAAGCCATCCGCGAACTGCAGGTCGAGCACGGGGCGGTGGCGATGATCGGCGACGGGGTGAACGACGCCCCTGCCCTGGCCACCGCGACCGTCGGCATTGCCATGGGCGGGGCGGGCACAGCCGTGGCGCTGGAAACCGCCGATGTGGCCCTGATGGCCGACGATTTGAGCAAACTGCCCTTCGCGGTGGGGCTGAGCCGCGCCAGCCGCGCCGTCATCCGGCAAAACCTGGCCGTTTCCCTCGGCGTGATTTTCCTGCTGCTCGCAACCTCCGTTTTCGGCCGGATGGACCTCAGCGGCGCGGTGGTGCTCCACGAAGGCAGCAGCATCGTGGTGGTGCTCAACGCCCTGCGCCTGCTGCGCTTCGCAGAAGGATGA
- a CDS encoding ABC transporter permease, whose translation MTPTLWKKTWRDLRAAWAQNLALVVIVALGVISLVALTGAYRDLGTSYHHTYETLHFADLTVRVQSAPEEAAAQVARVAGVRAVTARLVTDTGYLLPDGEPIRARLIGIPAEGQPAVNRVQVLEGSGLSPDDPNGVLVESHFAEVYDLHPGDTVTPLVLGRKQTFTVRGIAASPEYLIVSPSRQELLPSARTFGVFFMPLSTLQRLMNTPDEVNEFCLLLTPDADRQAVLRDVEAVLKPYHVDSATWQADQPSNAALHMDLEGYREMGEAIPALILLVAALSLYIMLGRLVRSQRTQIGLMKALGYSNRAIMGHYVALALVVGTVGAVAGAGLGTLAAGGITRAYANELGIPLVQTRVYPDLMVIGLGISLIMAALAAWGPARHSAHMHPAQAMRLDPAEALTRGRRSLLERLLPASTSLAVRLPLRNVFRARGRALSTGLSIVFAFVLVLFSWGMLDSMNYLLNRTFQQVERWDLMTVFDRPQTEATLKQVQGWQGVKAATPGLMLPVTLRADGKRKDVLLYALPPDQQMHQWQLEDGVTPTEALRDDGILLTPPLAQALGVQVGDTVQVQTPFGEKQAVVRALADELYGSTVFVSLETANQWVGSPVPMFNLLYVRADPAQALTLKKALFHLPGAASVQIKSKMENDWRGFMGLFYLFMGFIIAFAVGMAFAVLFNTMTVSVLERQRELATMRAIGTPVGRIGRMIALESVVLWLLALVPGLVLGWYTTVALAKSFSTDLFWMTAYIAPHSYIITAVGILITMLLAARPAIRRIGRLNLAEATKMLT comes from the coding sequence ATGACGCCGACTTTGTGGAAGAAAACCTGGCGTGATCTCCGGGCTGCCTGGGCACAGAACCTCGCGCTGGTTGTCATTGTCGCGTTGGGTGTAATCAGCCTGGTCGCGCTGACAGGCGCTTATCGCGACCTGGGCACGTCATATCATCATACTTACGAAACCCTGCATTTTGCCGACCTGACGGTGCGGGTGCAATCGGCCCCAGAGGAAGCCGCCGCACAGGTCGCACGCGTCGCCGGTGTGCGTGCCGTCACAGCCCGTTTGGTCACCGATACCGGCTACCTGCTTCCCGATGGCGAGCCCATTCGCGCCCGCCTCATTGGCATTCCTGCAGAAGGGCAACCAGCGGTCAATCGAGTGCAGGTGCTGGAAGGCAGCGGGCTGAGCCCCGACGACCCCAATGGCGTGTTGGTGGAATCGCATTTTGCCGAGGTGTATGACTTGCACCCCGGCGACACGGTCACCCCGCTGGTGCTGGGGCGCAAACAAACCTTCACCGTGCGAGGCATTGCTGCCAGCCCGGAATACCTCATTGTGAGCCCAAGCCGTCAGGAACTGCTCCCCTCGGCGCGGACGTTTGGGGTTTTCTTCATGCCGTTGTCAACCCTCCAGCGGTTGATGAACACCCCCGACGAGGTCAACGAATTTTGCCTGTTGCTCACCCCCGACGCCGACCGCCAGGCCGTGCTGCGCGATGTGGAAGCCGTGTTGAAACCTTACCATGTGGATTCTGCAACCTGGCAGGCTGACCAGCCTTCCAACGCCGCGCTGCACATGGACCTGGAAGGCTACCGGGAAATGGGCGAGGCGATCCCTGCGCTAATTTTGCTGGTAGCAGCGCTTTCGCTTTACATCATGCTGGGGCGGTTGGTGCGTTCCCAGCGCACTCAAATTGGTTTGATGAAAGCGTTGGGTTATAGTAACCGGGCGATAATGGGGCACTATGTGGCCCTGGCGCTGGTTGTTGGCACGGTGGGGGCTGTGGCAGGTGCAGGGTTGGGCACCCTCGCGGCGGGTGGCATTACCCGCGCTTACGCCAACGAACTGGGCATTCCGCTGGTGCAGACGCGAGTTTACCCTGACCTGATGGTGATTGGGTTGGGCATCAGCCTGATCATGGCGGCGTTGGCAGCATGGGGGCCGGCGCGGCACAGCGCCCACATGCATCCGGCCCAGGCTATGCGGCTCGACCCCGCCGAGGCGCTCACCCGCGGCCGCCGCAGCCTGCTGGAACGCCTGCTGCCCGCGTCGACCTCGTTGGCCGTGCGGTTGCCTTTGCGGAATGTCTTTCGGGCGCGCGGCCGTGCCCTGAGCACCGGCCTTTCCATCGTCTTTGCTTTCGTGCTGGTGCTCTTTTCCTGGGGCATGTTGGATTCCATGAACTACCTTCTCAACCGCACCTTCCAGCAGGTGGAGCGATGGGATTTGATGACGGTGTTTGACCGTCCTCAGACCGAGGCCACGCTGAAGCAAGTGCAGGGCTGGCAAGGTGTGAAAGCGGCGACGCCGGGCTTGATGCTGCCTGTGACGCTTCGGGCAGATGGCAAGCGTAAAGATGTGCTTTTGTATGCCTTGCCGCCCGACCAGCAAATGCACCAATGGCAACTGGAAGATGGTGTGACCCCCACGGAAGCCCTGCGCGACGATGGCATCTTGCTCACCCCGCCGCTGGCGCAGGCGCTGGGGGTGCAGGTGGGCGATACGGTGCAAGTGCAGACGCCTTTTGGCGAGAAACAAGCGGTGGTGCGCGCGCTGGCCGATGAACTTTATGGCTCCACGGTCTTTGTAAGCCTGGAAACGGCCAACCAGTGGGTTGGCTCGCCAGTTCCCATGTTCAACCTGCTGTATGTGCGCGCCGACCCTGCCCAGGCGCTGACTTTGAAAAAGGCGCTTTTCCACCTGCCTGGCGCAGCCAGTGTGCAAATCAAGAGCAAAATGGAAAACGACTGGCGCGGCTTCATGGGGCTGTTTTACCTCTTCATGGGGTTCATCATCGCCTTTGCAGTGGGCATGGCTTTTGCCGTCTTGTTCAACACCATGACGGTCAGCGTATTGGAGCGCCAGCGTGAACTGGCAACCATGCGCGCCATCGGCACCCCCGTGGGGCGCATTGGCCGCATGATAGCGTTGGAAAGCGTGGTGTTGTGGCTGTTGGCGTTGGTGCCGGGGTTGGTGCTGGGATGGTACACCACGGTGGCACTGGCGAAAAGTTTTAGCACCGACCTGTTTTGGATGACGGCTTACATTGCCCCGCACAGTTACATCATCACGGCTGTGGGCATTTTGATAACCATGCTGTTGGCCGCCCGTCCTGCTATCCGCCGCATTGGCCGCCTCAACCTTGCCGAAGCCACCAAGATGCTGACGTGA
- a CDS encoding ABC transporter ATP-binding protein produces MSSLIALRDVSKTYRMGEVEVHALRGLHLEIPRGQFVVLLGPSGSGKTTTLNLLGGLDRPTSGQVLVEGEDITQYDDRRLTAYRAQKVGFVFQFFNLIPTLTAAENIAFALELTTRDRAVIRRRTAELLALVGLEDRGNHFPSQLSGGEQQRVAIARALAGRPSILLADEPTGNLDVETGRQVLRALRDLNREAGVTVVLVTHNTAIAPMADRIVRLHSGTVAADELVSTPQAPESLNW; encoded by the coding sequence ATGTCCTCTCTGATTGCCCTTCGGGATGTGAGTAAAACTTACCGCATGGGCGAAGTGGAAGTCCACGCCCTGCGAGGCCTTCATTTGGAAATCCCGCGCGGCCAGTTCGTGGTGTTGCTGGGCCCTTCGGGCTCTGGCAAAACCACGACCCTGAACTTGCTCGGCGGCCTCGACCGCCCGACTTCGGGACAGGTGTTGGTCGAAGGAGAAGACATTACGCAATATGACGACCGTCGCCTGACGGCTTATCGCGCCCAGAAAGTGGGCTTTGTCTTCCAGTTCTTCAACCTGATTCCCACCCTCACTGCGGCGGAAAACATCGCTTTTGCACTGGAATTGACCACCCGCGACCGCGCCGTCATCCGACGCCGCACGGCAGAATTGCTAGCCCTGGTGGGGTTGGAGGACCGCGGCAACCATTTCCCCAGCCAGCTCTCCGGTGGTGAGCAGCAGCGGGTTGCGATTGCGCGTGCCCTGGCTGGTCGCCCTTCGATTTTGCTGGCCGATGAGCCGACCGGCAATCTGGATGTGGAAACAGGCCGGCAGGTGTTGCGGGCGCTGCGTGATCTCAACCGAGAAGCCGGGGTGACAGTGGTGCTGGTGACGCACAACACCGCCATTGCCCCGATGGCCGACCGGATTGTGCGGCTGCACAGCGGCACGGTGGCTGCTGATGAACTCGTCTCTACCCCGCAGGCGCCAGAGAGCCTGAACTGGTAA
- a CDS encoding TetR/AcrR family transcriptional regulator codes for MPPRPDVSAERKNQILEAALRVFARRGFYKARMDDIAEEAHLSKGALYWYFRGKDAILQALVDKMFTLMMRDMLHTAADHDRPVPERLRQVARSAEESVGFFEAAMPFMHEIYALATRPGPVRTTMQGYYRRYKAVLADLLAEGMARGELRSHDPAMMAVAFIVQFEGLLLLWVVSPEDFDLHAHWQPMAEFFIQSLLPEMP; via the coding sequence ATGCCCCCTCGCCCTGACGTGAGCGCAGAGCGCAAGAACCAGATCCTTGAGGCTGCCCTGCGGGTCTTTGCCCGCCGGGGCTTCTACAAAGCCCGCATGGACGATATCGCGGAAGAAGCCCATCTCAGCAAAGGTGCGCTTTACTGGTATTTCCGCGGCAAAGACGCCATTTTGCAGGCGCTGGTGGACAAGATGTTCACGCTGATGATGCGCGACATGTTGCACACGGCAGCCGACCACGACCGCCCTGTGCCCGAGCGCCTGCGCCAGGTTGCCCGCAGTGCGGAAGAAAGTGTGGGCTTTTTTGAGGCCGCGATGCCGTTCATGCACGAAATCTATGCCCTTGCCACCCGCCCCGGCCCGGTGCGCACGACCATGCAGGGGTATTACCGTCGCTACAAGGCGGTGCTTGCCGACTTGCTCGCCGAAGGCATGGCACGAGGCGAGTTGCGTTCCCACGATCCGGCCATGATGGCTGTGGCTTTCATCGTCCAGTTCGAGGGCTTGCTGTTGTTGTGGGTGGTTTCCCCTGAAGATTTTGACCTGCATGCGCACTGGCAGCCGATGGCTGAGTTTTTTATCCAAAGCCTGCTGCCAGAGATGCCATAA
- a CDS encoding cyclase family protein, producing MPRFVDLSAPIAPSPEGTPPFLKVEIEYHDHKAGAAQAQALLKVPPTLFRHGEGWATETITRLGTHDSTHVDAPYHYNSTIQGKPAQTIDQLPLEWFFSDGVVLDMTHKAKGNPVAVADIQKELDRIGYTLKPLDIVLVRTGQDAFYNAPDYLFRGPGVTAEATVWLYEQGVRVMGIDAWGWDEPLDLQAQKALAEGKPGIFWAAHQVDLPYAQIERLVNLDQLPPFGFKVACFPLKIQRGSAGPARVVAILED from the coding sequence ATGCCCCGTTTTGTTGATCTTTCTGCGCCTATTGCCCCCAGTCCCGAGGGCACTCCGCCTTTTTTGAAGGTGGAAATCGAATATCACGACCACAAAGCCGGCGCGGCTCAGGCCCAGGCGCTGTTGAAAGTGCCTCCGACGCTTTTTCGCCACGGCGAGGGGTGGGCAACGGAAACCATCACCCGCCTCGGCACGCACGACAGCACCCACGTCGACGCGCCTTATCACTACAACAGTACCATTCAGGGAAAGCCCGCCCAAACCATTGACCAGTTGCCGCTGGAATGGTTCTTCAGCGATGGCGTGGTGCTGGATATGACCCATAAGGCTAAAGGCAATCCGGTCGCGGTGGCGGACATTCAAAAAGAACTTGACCGTATCGGCTACACCCTGAAGCCTCTGGATATTGTGCTGGTGCGCACCGGGCAGGATGCGTTTTATAACGCGCCCGATTACCTGTTCCGTGGCCCGGGCGTCACGGCCGAAGCCACCGTGTGGCTGTATGAGCAGGGCGTGCGCGTGATGGGCATTGATGCGTGGGGCTGGGACGAGCCGCTGGATCTCCAGGCGCAGAAGGCGTTGGCGGAAGGTAAACCGGGGATTTTCTGGGCGGCCCATCAGGTGGATTTGCCCTATGCCCAGATCGAGCGGCTGGTCAATTTAGATCAATTGCCGCCCTTTGGGTTCAAAGTGGCCTGCTTCCCTCTGAAAATTCAACGCGGCAGTGCCGGGCCCGCGCGCGTGGTGGCAATTTTGGAAGATTGA
- a CDS encoding inositol-3-phosphate synthase, translating to MGDKKVRVAIIGVGNCASALVQGVHFYRNAKDDDIVPGLMHVNLGGYHISDIEFTAAFDVVDTKVGKDLSEAIFAYPNNTYKFADVPHLGVPVYRGMTHDGLGKYLSQVLKKAPGPTAGIVKILKDTGTDVVINFLPVGSEMATKWYVEQVLEAGTAFVNGIPVFIASSEYWAKRFRDRGLPIIGDDIKSQVGATILHRTLTTLFVDRGVRVDRTYQLNFGGNTDFLNMLERERLESKKISKTGAVTSTLPYQLPPENIHVGPSDYVPWLTDRKWAYIRMEGTTFGEVPLNVEVKMEVWDSPNSAGVMIDAIRCAKLGLDRGLAGPLIGPAAYFMKTPPKQFRDDVAREMTEAFIRGEKEEA from the coding sequence ATGGGAGATAAGAAAGTCCGTGTAGCCATCATCGGCGTGGGCAACTGCGCCTCGGCCCTCGTTCAGGGGGTGCATTTCTATCGCAACGCCAAAGACGACGACATCGTGCCCGGCCTGATGCATGTCAACCTGGGGGGCTATCACATCAGCGACATTGAGTTTACTGCCGCCTTTGACGTGGTGGATACCAAGGTGGGCAAAGACCTTTCCGAGGCCATTTTTGCTTACCCCAACAACACCTATAAGTTTGCCGATGTGCCCCACCTGGGCGTACCGGTCTATCGCGGTATGACCCACGACGGCCTGGGCAAATATCTCTCCCAGGTGCTCAAGAAGGCCCCTGGCCCCACGGCCGGCATCGTCAAAATTCTCAAGGATACCGGTACCGACGTGGTCATCAACTTCCTGCCCGTGGGGTCGGAAATGGCGACCAAGTGGTATGTGGAGCAGGTGCTGGAAGCCGGGACGGCCTTCGTGAACGGCATTCCGGTGTTCATTGCCAGTTCGGAATATTGGGCGAAACGCTTCCGCGATCGCGGGCTGCCCATCATTGGCGACGATATCAAATCGCAGGTGGGCGCCACCATTTTGCACCGCACGCTGACCACGCTCTTCGTGGACCGCGGCGTGCGTGTCGATCGTACCTACCAGTTGAATTTTGGCGGGAACACCGATTTCCTCAACATGCTGGAACGCGAGCGGCTGGAATCCAAGAAGATTTCCAAAACCGGCGCGGTGACCAGCACGTTGCCGTACCAGTTGCCCCCTGAAAACATCCACGTTGGCCCCAGCGACTACGTGCCCTGGCTGACCGACCGCAAATGGGCTTACATCCGCATGGAAGGCACCACCTTTGGCGAGGTACCCCTCAATGTGGAAGTCAAGATGGAAGTGTGGGATTCCCCCAACTCGGCCGGTGTGATGATTGACGCCATCCGCTGTGCCAAACTGGGGCTGGACCGGGGGCTGGCGGGGCCGCTCATCGGCCCGGCGGCTTATTTCATGAAGACGCCCCCCAAACAGTTCCGCGATGACGTCGCTCGCGAGATGACTGAGGCGTTCATCCGCGGCGAGAAAGAGGAAGCGTAA
- a CDS encoding GAF domain-containing protein, protein MRTHDRVHRLERLLEVSRTLSTTLEPQAVLEAVIQAAMELTESEAASILLYDEESNQLHFAAATPGHWEILKDQVVPLQGSIAGKALAQRKPIIETNVARSPQHFRQVDDSLRFTTRNLIAVPLLLEKRPLGVLEALNKPDGFTAEDADTLQTLAAHAAIALHNARLMKEARQAYEALQRIDQMKSDFIAIASHELRTPLGIILGYATHLQEVLDEPYKGPMQTLTRAALRLKDIVEELSQIENYQQGRTVLLLQHIDLNRLLKEAVEAFRPQATERRIQLELHLPEAPTPAEVEPEKIQVLLRHLLQNAITFTDPGGHVDVTLQPLEDYLQILVTDTGIGIPAQDLRRIFERFYQVEKHLTRRHGGLGLGLAIAKAMAEAHGGTIWAESEEGKGTTMVVVLPRNPSQASPMQHILQV, encoded by the coding sequence ATGCGCACCCACGACCGCGTCCATCGCCTGGAACGGCTGCTGGAAGTCAGCCGTACCCTCAGTACCACCCTGGAACCCCAGGCTGTGCTGGAAGCGGTCATTCAGGCGGCAATGGAACTCACCGAAAGCGAAGCCGCCTCTATTTTACTCTACGATGAGGAAAGCAACCAACTCCATTTTGCCGCCGCGACGCCGGGGCATTGGGAAATTCTCAAAGATCAAGTCGTCCCGCTGCAAGGGAGCATTGCGGGGAAAGCCTTAGCCCAACGCAAGCCAATCATCGAAACCAACGTGGCACGCTCGCCCCAGCACTTTCGGCAAGTGGACGACTCTTTGCGCTTCACCACCCGCAATCTCATTGCCGTGCCCCTGTTGCTGGAAAAACGCCCTCTTGGCGTGCTGGAAGCCCTCAACAAACCTGACGGCTTTACCGCTGAAGACGCCGACACCTTGCAAACGCTGGCCGCCCATGCGGCCATTGCCCTCCACAATGCGCGCCTGATGAAAGAGGCCCGCCAGGCTTACGAAGCCCTGCAAAGAATCGACCAGATGAAGTCCGATTTCATTGCCATTGCCTCCCACGAACTGCGCACCCCTTTGGGCATCATCCTGGGCTACGCCACCCATCTGCAGGAAGTGCTCGATGAGCCCTACAAAGGGCCAATGCAAACCCTCACACGGGCAGCCCTCCGCCTGAAAGACATCGTTGAAGAACTCAGCCAGATTGAAAACTACCAACAGGGGCGCACGGTCCTCCTCCTGCAGCATATTGACTTGAACAGGCTGTTGAAGGAGGCAGTAGAGGCCTTCCGGCCTCAGGCTACTGAGCGACGCATTCAACTGGAACTCCACCTTCCGGAAGCCCCCACCCCCGCTGAAGTAGAGCCCGAAAAAATTCAGGTGTTGTTGCGCCACCTGCTGCAAAACGCCATCACCTTCACCGACCCCGGCGGGCACGTCGATGTAACCTTGCAACCTCTGGAAGACTACCTCCAAATTCTGGTCACCGACACGGGCATTGGCATTCCGGCGCAAGACCTGCGCCGCATTTTCGAGCGTTTTTATCAGGTCGAAAAGCACCTCACCCGCCGCCACGGCGGGCTTGGGCTGGGGCTTGCCATTGCCAAAGCCATGGCCGAGGCCCACGGCGGCACCATCTGGGCCGAGAGCGAAGAAGGCAAAGGCACTACGATGGTGGTCGTGCTTCCTCGCAACCCCTCACAAGCCTCGCCCATGCAACACATCCTCCAGGTGTAA
- a CDS encoding aminotransferase class I/II-fold pyridoxal phosphate-dependent enzyme, with protein MDWSRLGMSTLAVHVGEGQDPNHAHVTPIYQTSTFSFPDVATGAALFAGKGEGYIYTRIGNPNSKHLARKIAALEAYDLLRQHPEKSLDELVAGWVLSTGMGAVSTAIMARAKAGDTVIAQEVVYGGTFEFLHTIAPRLGIEVVWVKGTDLDSWAAAFEKHPKARLAYAETPANPSMSITDLAGVAEIAHQYGAWMCVDNTFATPYCQRPLTLGADIVLHSTTKYITGHGVVVGGAVVSPHLEFMHTEFKKVLKSVGTSPSPFDTWLTNIGLKTFEVRMQRHCENSMAVARFLEKHPKVARVMYPGLESFPGHEVAKKQMHCYSGILSFELKGGLKAGVALMEHVRLATLAVSLGNVDTLIEHPASMTHAGVPKEEREAIGITDGLVRLSVGIENTEDILADLEDALAKV; from the coding sequence ATGGATTGGTCGCGCCTGGGTATGAGCACCCTGGCCGTCCATGTGGGCGAAGGGCAAGACCCCAACCATGCCCACGTCACACCGATTTATCAAACCTCGACGTTCAGTTTCCCCGATGTGGCCACCGGGGCTGCCCTTTTTGCCGGCAAAGGGGAAGGCTACATCTACACCCGCATCGGGAACCCCAACAGCAAACACCTGGCCCGCAAGATCGCGGCCCTGGAAGCCTATGATTTGCTCCGCCAGCATCCCGAAAAAAGCCTCGACGAACTGGTGGCCGGATGGGTGCTCTCGACCGGCATGGGCGCGGTAAGCACCGCCATCATGGCACGCGCCAAAGCGGGTGACACCGTCATCGCGCAAGAAGTCGTCTATGGCGGCACCTTCGAATTCCTGCACACCATTGCCCCCCGCCTCGGCATTGAGGTGGTGTGGGTCAAGGGCACCGACCTTGATAGTTGGGCTGCTGCCTTTGAAAAACACCCCAAAGCACGCCTGGCCTATGCCGAAACCCCGGCCAACCCTTCGATGAGCATTACCGATCTCGCGGGCGTGGCAGAAATTGCCCATCAGTACGGTGCGTGGATGTGTGTGGACAACACCTTCGCCACGCCTTACTGTCAGCGCCCGCTTACTTTGGGCGCTGATATTGTTTTACACTCCACCACCAAATACATCACCGGGCACGGGGTGGTGGTCGGTGGAGCGGTGGTCAGCCCGCACCTGGAATTCATGCACACCGAGTTCAAGAAAGTGCTCAAGAGCGTGGGCACTTCGCCCAGCCCCTTCGACACCTGGCTGACCAACATTGGTTTGAAAACTTTCGAGGTCAGAATGCAGCGACATTGCGAAAACAGCATGGCCGTAGCCCGTTTTTTAGAAAAACACCCCAAAGTCGCCCGGGTAATGTACCCCGGCCTGGAAAGCTTCCCGGGGCACGAAGTCGCCAAAAAGCAAATGCATTGCTACAGTGGCATACTCTCCTTCGAACTCAAGGGTGGCCTCAAAGCCGGGGTAGCCCTGATGGAACACGTCCGGTTGGCGACTCTGGCCGTGAGCCTGGGCAACGTGGACACCCTCATCGAGCACCCCGCCAGCATGACCCACGCCGGGGTTCCCAAAGAGGAGCGCGAGGCGATAGGCATCACCGACGGGCTGGTACGGCTCTCGGTGGGCATCGAAAACACCGAAGACATCCTCGCCGACCTCGAAGACGCCCTTGCCAAAGTCTAA